A window of Maioricimonas rarisocia genomic DNA:
ACTCGGCACTTCGGCGGGAAGCCCGGATCGGCTCACCACCGACCATGACACGCACCGGATTTGTGTGCAGCTGCGGGAACTGACGCAGTGCAATCCAGCTGCTTCGCTCGACCGGCACCTCGAACGACAGGTCGTGCACGTGCCCGTCGGCCGGAACCGATCGCTGCGCCACGACGCGGCCGTTCATCACCAGCTCCACCTCGCGCTGGCCACCAGCGACCGTCCCCTCGCTGCGCGGAGCGTGCAACACGCGTGTGTCCCCCACTTCCCGCCGCGCGACCGGCGCATCGAGTGTGCCATGGGCGACCGCCTCGGGCGTCTCGGGAGCGAATGCCACCTTCGCAGTGACGGTCACGGTCTCTGGGCCCTTGAGTGCAAGATCTTCCGATCCCGGTGCCATGTCATTCACGCGGAAATCGAGGGCGTGCGCATAGCCGTCGGAGACATACGAGCGGCCGCTGCCCAGTCCTTTGCACCAGTCTGCGAAGTTGATCGACTTCACATCCCCCAGCTGTACGTAGACGCGTCCCTGGCCGACCCGGCGACTGCTCATACAGGGAAAGTCGGTCTCGCCGCTCAACTTCAGCGGGAAGCCGCAGTTCATCAGGTGATACCACGTGTTCCACTCGCCGACCCGACCGGTATCCATCGCCGAGATGAAGTCGCACACTCCCTCCGGCGTACTGACGAAGATCTCCATCGCACCGGCACCGGTCATCCCCGGCAGGACGACATTCGGCAGATCGTTCGCCGCCCGGTCGCAGCCCACGGCCAGTTCCTGCCGGCTCAGCCGACCATCCTCGTCGGCATCCATCGCTTCGAGTGAACCCGGCAGCAGTGCCGTGGCCGCCTCGTTCGCATCGAGGAAGCCGTCGTCACCTTCGTCGAACCGCTTGAGCAGCCGTGCCGCGGCCGATGGTGGATCGACCCGCATGTCGGAATGCGGATAGCCGGTCACGCCCCCCTGCTGCTTCGCCCACCGCATGACGGGGACGGTCCAGCTCGGCCAGCCGCGGTTGCTTGTCCCCTCCGAGCCCGGGTACGTCTGGTTCTCGAGATTCAGCAGGCAGACATGCCCCATCGCCGCCGAGCCGAACCCACTGATCTCCAGGTCGTACTTCAGCACCGTAAGCGGCTCGCTGACGGCATCCGCCAGTGGCGAGAAGAAGTGACGCTGGTGGTCGAAGCAGGGCCCCCACGTCAGCACGCAGCCGACGTTGAGCCCTTCCCCTTTCACCTGCAGAAACATGTCCCGTGGCGTGACGCCTTCGGTCGGGACCTGGTAGTGAGCACAGCCGGCCCCGTGGATGTGATGATCGCCGCAGTAGAACCCGTACTCCATCGGGTTCACCCACCGCTCGAGCTGCACATCGAGAACCGGCTCGCCGCCTGAAGGGACTTCGAAGCGGGTGGAGCGGACGTGGTACTCCGGGCCCCGGCTGTACGTCACGTCGAATGGCCCGGGTGGAAGCAGCACGACGTCGCCATCCCGCCGATAGATCTGTGGCTGGAAGAAGAAGTCGGGCGCGACCCGTTTGGCCTGCAGCGGGTAGATGCGGCCGGTGCGATCCCGGAATGTCAGCCGGGCGACTGTGGACTTTCCGTCGAAGTCACAGATCTGCAGCCGGACGGGGATTGCCGGTGCGACGTCGAACAACACCGGGACTTCGCCGCGGAACCCCAGATCCTGCGTCCCCTGTCCGATATCGAAGGCAATGGTTGCTTCGCGCCGCCCCGCTTCGGCCGAGGAGACCAGGGCGATCGCGTACTCCACCTCGAGGCCGCTCAGCCGGGACGCCATGGGAGGCGAGGCGAACATCTGCACGTCCAGAAACCGTTCGCCGGTCTCGCCGTCCCGCTGATCCTTTCCCAGCTCGGTCTGCTGCTGCCGCTTGAGACTGAACTGCGACGCACCGCCGAAGGCCGCTCCCGCCTGGGGACTGCCGATCCGCAGCCGCTCGGTCACGGTCCCGCCGTTGATCACCTTGACCAGGACCGGCGTGAAGCCGTGCTGCTGGATAGTTGCCCGTGCCGGCCCGCGGGTCACCTTCACGCGCAGCTCCGGATTGATATCGACCGCAAGCAGGACGTGCTCGTCGAGGAGTTCCTGCAGTCGGGCGGCGTCGCGCTGCTCGATCGCACTCTGCAACTGCGTCGACGTTTCGTCCGGAAGAGGCGTCCCCAGGAACTCCAGGGCCTGCAGCAGTCGTCGGACATTGGCTGCGAGTGGCTGCCCTTCGACGGCGGGGCGGTCGAGATCGGCCACTGCACGGTCGGCCGGAAGCAGAAGGAGGCCCATCATCCACATGATCGATGGCAACGTCAGTTTTCGCAGGCACGCTCGCATCCGGTCGGTCTCCCTGTGTCATCAACGGCCCGCAGCACACCTCATCGCCATTGTCGGCCCACTGCCATGATGCCCTACCGGAGGCTGCATGGCAAAGAAGCCGGCCGTCTGCGCATCGTCGCCTGTTTGTGCTCTTCGCCCGGGAAGCGGTACAACACGTGGATCGGGGGACGCACTGCCGGGCCGCTGGAGATCCCTTTCCGTTCCGAATGACACGCGTTTTGAAGAGGCTGCTGATGGAACTGCTTGCCAAGCTCACACAGACCCCGTCCGTTCCCGGTCGCGAGGACCGCGTCCGCGAAGTGATTGAGAACCACGTTCGCGAGGCGGGACTGTTCGACGAGATCCGAACCGACGCCATGGGCTCACTGATCGGCATTCGTCGCCCGCGTCCGAAGGATGGGGGCAAGATCGACACACCCCTCAAGGTGATGCTCGCCGCTCACATGGACCAGATCGGTTTCCTCGTCTCGCACATCGACGAGAACGGTTTCCTCCGGGTCAATCCGGTCGGCGGATTCGATCCCCGCAACCTGTTCGCCCGGCAGGTGCGGGTCTGCACGGCCGGCGGCGATCTGCCCGGCGTGATGAATCCCTCCGGCCGCCCAATTCACATCGCGACCACCGAAGAGAAGACGAAGGTCCCGCAGATCAACGAGTTCTTCATCGACGTCGGGATGTCGGGGGAAGACGTGCTGGAGCGGGTGAAGATCGGCGACATGGTCGTCCTCGACGGTCCGTTTCAGGAAGTGGGAGACTTCGTCATCTCGCAGTGCCTCGACAACCGGGTCGGCTGCTGGGCTCAGATTCGTGCACTCGAAAAGCTCGAACACCACGACTGCGAGATCCACGCCGCCTGGACCGTGCAGGAGGAAGTCGGCCTGCGTGGGGCGATGCCGGCCGCTTACGACATCGCTCCCGATCTGGGAATCTCGTGCGATACGACGCTCTGCTGCAAGATCCCCGGCGTACCGGATGAACAGCGGGTGACCGTACCCGGCGACGGGGTCTGCCTGAAGGTCATGGACTCCTCGACGATTGCCGACATCCGCCTGCTCGAAGACATCGAAGCGGTCGCGGCAAAGAACGGGATCAAGTGCCAGCGGGGCGTGCTGCCGCGGGGTGGACAGGACGGGGCGATGATCCAGCGATCCCGCTCCGGCGTGCGGACCGCCGTGTTCGCCTGCCCGGTGAAGTACATCCACACCGTGACCGAAATGTCGCACAAGGTGGACCTGGAGGCGTACCCGGCTCTGCTCGCGGCCTACCTCGAACAGCTCTGACGATCGTCGGCGGAACTCAGTGCGGGCCCCTCCTCTCCAGCCTCGGGAGATTCGGCCATGCGGCGATGGACTGTGACGCTCACTCTTCTGACCTGCTTCCTCTGGCCCGTCACGGCTTCGGCCGCCGATGCGCAGCCGGTCACGATCGAGATTCTCGACGAGTCGGGTGAGCACCTGCCTGCCCGCATTTACGTGCAGTCGCTCGATGACGAGTCGTGGCACTACGTCCGTCCTGCCGGAGACGAGGGGACCGCGGTCCGCTACGAGAAACAGAACTGGATCAACAAGGATTCGGTCGAGTACCACACGACGGTCTCGGCCGATCCCTGTGTTGCCGACTTGTCGGAAGGCCGGTACCGGCTGACGGTCGAACGAGGGAAGGAGTACTTCCCCGCCATTCGCGAATTCGACGTGGCCGACGAGTCGCTTAAGCTGCGCGTGCCGCTGAAGCGGATGATCGACATGGCGGCCCGCGGGTGGTATTCGGGCGAAACGCATCTGCACCGCACGCTCGACGAAACCCGCAACATCATCCTCGCGGAAGACCTCAACGTTGCGTTCCCTCTCTCGTACTGGGTGACGCACGCCGGGCAACCGCCGACCTCAGGCAACAAGAACATTGGCGGAGAGATCCCCGACCGGCTCATCACCGTCGACGACACGCACGTCATCTGGCCGCGGAATACCGAGTACGAGATCTTCACCGTCGGCGAAAAGCGGCACACGCTGGGCGCGCTGTTTCTGCTGAATCATCGCAGCGTCTTCGACCGGGGCGTTCCGCCATGGGAACCGGTCATCCGGCAGGCCCGCAGCGAAGGGGCGCTGTTCGACATGGACAAGCTGGACTGGCCGTTCAGCATGATGCTTCCCGTCACGGCCGAAGGTTCGCTCTACGAACTGGCGAACAACCACGTCTGGCGGACCGAATTCGCGTTTCGCAACTGGAACTCCGCAACCACGCCCTGGCTGCAGCCGCCGTGGGGAGCCCGGCAGGGAAACGAGCGGGAATGGCTGCACTACACGCTCGGGAAGTACTACACGCTGTTGAATACCGGCATGAAGATGTCGCCGACCGCGGGAACGGCCAACGGTGTGCATCCGGTGCCGGCCGGCTTCAGCCGGGTCTACGTCCACCTGCCCGACGGCTTCAGCTATGAGAAATGGCTGGCCGGTCTCAAGGCGGGACGCAGCTTCGTCACCACCGGTCCGATGCTGTTCGCGACCGTCAACACCCGTGACCCAGGAGCCAACTTCGAATTCGACGCGGCGGGCGAGGCGATCGATCTCCGCATGGAAGTCGTCTCACAAAAGCCGATCACGTTCTGCGAACTGGTGCACAACGGCATCCCCGTGCGGACGTACCGCGTACGGGGCGAACGGATGCAGAACGGCGGGTATCGCTCGCTGGTGAGTGACCGCTTCAGCCTGCACGAGTCCGGCTGGATCGCCCTGCGGGTGTGGGAGAACCACGACGACGGGCGGTTCCGGTTTGCTCACTCGGCACCGTGGTACGTCACCGTCGCCGGCGAGCCGGTCCGTCCCCGCCGGGACGAGAAGCAGTACCTCGTCCGCCGGATGATCGACGAGATCGAACGCAGTCGCGACGTGCTGTCGGACGAGGCCCTCATCGAGTACGAGCGGGCCCTCGACGTGTACGAGAATCTCCAAACGCAGGACGACTCTGCCAAGGTGCGGGCGAACGCCCGCCGGCCGAAGTCGGACGAGGCACTCGCCTATTGGCTGGACAACATGGTGCGGCACCATCGCTTCAGCATTGAGGAGGTGCACCAGGCGACCGGGATGGACCATGCAGCCATTGAGTCGGCACTCGAGCGGCTGGGGCTGAACGACGTCCCGTTGCCGGAAGTTGCGACGGATCACATCCGGGTCCTCCCCTACCCGGGAGGCCGGCATCCCCGCAGCGGTTTTCTCGATGGTGCGTTCCGGCCACAGCGGGAATCGAAAGTCAGCGTCTTTCTGCCATGGGAAGGAGCGGGCTACGTCGTCGTCGACACGCCCGAAGCGATCTTCACCGACCTTGGTCTGACCTACCT
This region includes:
- a CDS encoding CehA/McbA family metallohydrolase, translated to MRRWTVTLTLLTCFLWPVTASAADAQPVTIEILDESGEHLPARIYVQSLDDESWHYVRPAGDEGTAVRYEKQNWINKDSVEYHTTVSADPCVADLSEGRYRLTVERGKEYFPAIREFDVADESLKLRVPLKRMIDMAARGWYSGETHLHRTLDETRNIILAEDLNVAFPLSYWVTHAGQPPTSGNKNIGGEIPDRLITVDDTHVIWPRNTEYEIFTVGEKRHTLGALFLLNHRSVFDRGVPPWEPVIRQARSEGALFDMDKLDWPFSMMLPVTAEGSLYELANNHVWRTEFAFRNWNSATTPWLQPPWGARQGNEREWLHYTLGKYYTLLNTGMKMSPTAGTANGVHPVPAGFSRVYVHLPDGFSYEKWLAGLKAGRSFVTTGPMLFATVNTRDPGANFEFDAAGEAIDLRMEVVSQKPITFCELVHNGIPVRTYRVRGERMQNGGYRSLVSDRFSLHESGWIALRVWENHDDGRFRFAHSAPWYVTVAGEPVRPRRDEKQYLVRRMIDEIERSRDVLSDEALIEYERALDVYENLQTQDDSAKVRANARRPKSDEALAYWLDNMVRHHRFSIEEVHQATGMDHAAIESALERLGLNDVPLPEVATDHIRVLPYPGGRHPRSGFLDGAFRPQRESKVSVFLPWEGAGYVVVDTPEAIFTDLGLTYLAHAHVPTIWTDQGVALPPLEWVRNDDGSLEIERTLPNGIRFGSRVVPEEDSVAMDLWLQNGTKQPLTGMRVQTCVMLKGAIGFSDQSNHNKRLDSPFAAVHSEDGRRWIITAWEPNHRTWANPPVPCLHSDPTLPDCPPGETVHARGRVWFFEGDDIDGELERLRGSLERRVSRDE
- a CDS encoding CehA/McbA family metallohydrolase; its protein translation is MRACLRKLTLPSIMWMMGLLLLPADRAVADLDRPAVEGQPLAANVRRLLQALEFLGTPLPDETSTQLQSAIEQRDAARLQELLDEHVLLAVDINPELRVKVTRGPARATIQQHGFTPVLVKVINGGTVTERLRIGSPQAGAAFGGASQFSLKRQQQTELGKDQRDGETGERFLDVQMFASPPMASRLSGLEVEYAIALVSSAEAGRREATIAFDIGQGTQDLGFRGEVPVLFDVAPAIPVRLQICDFDGKSTVARLTFRDRTGRIYPLQAKRVAPDFFFQPQIYRRDGDVVLLPPGPFDVTYSRGPEYHVRSTRFEVPSGGEPVLDVQLERWVNPMEYGFYCGDHHIHGAGCAHYQVPTEGVTPRDMFLQVKGEGLNVGCVLTWGPCFDHQRHFFSPLADAVSEPLTVLKYDLEISGFGSAAMGHVCLLNLENQTYPGSEGTSNRGWPSWTVPVMRWAKQQGGVTGYPHSDMRVDPPSAAARLLKRFDEGDDGFLDANEAATALLPGSLEAMDADEDGRLSRQELAVGCDRAANDLPNVVLPGMTGAGAMEIFVSTPEGVCDFISAMDTGRVGEWNTWYHLMNCGFPLKLSGETDFPCMSSRRVGQGRVYVQLGDVKSINFADWCKGLGSGRSYVSDGYAHALDFRVNDMAPGSEDLALKGPETVTVTAKVAFAPETPEAVAHGTLDAPVARREVGDTRVLHAPRSEGTVAGGQREVELVMNGRVVAQRSVPADGHVHDLSFEVPVERSSWIALRQFPQLHTNPVRVMVGGEPIRASRRSAEWCAESVELLWDNRSHLIREEERPEADAAYRRAVNRYRQIADAAPEGT
- a CDS encoding M42 family metallopeptidase; translation: MELLAKLTQTPSVPGREDRVREVIENHVREAGLFDEIRTDAMGSLIGIRRPRPKDGGKIDTPLKVMLAAHMDQIGFLVSHIDENGFLRVNPVGGFDPRNLFARQVRVCTAGGDLPGVMNPSGRPIHIATTEEKTKVPQINEFFIDVGMSGEDVLERVKIGDMVVLDGPFQEVGDFVISQCLDNRVGCWAQIRALEKLEHHDCEIHAAWTVQEEVGLRGAMPAAYDIAPDLGISCDTTLCCKIPGVPDEQRVTVPGDGVCLKVMDSSTIADIRLLEDIEAVAAKNGIKCQRGVLPRGGQDGAMIQRSRSGVRTAVFACPVKYIHTVTEMSHKVDLEAYPALLAAYLEQL